One genomic window of Candidatus Nitrospira inopinata includes the following:
- a CDS encoding BACON domain-containing protein: protein MRVIWACAIAGLLMVWSTPSWSASLSWNANTESDLAGYRVYRCSVSNCSRTSGTAALLATLGRVTSFNIGTPSTTQYYFLTAFDYIGNESRESAVVTYTPPSSTPPAIGASPTSFSFAATRGGTNPASQTLNITNTGGGTLSWTLSENISWLTLSRTSGSGNGSVILNVTTGSLAAGTYTGTILISATGASSVTIPVTFTVSPNAVPIIGVSPTSFSFTATQGGANPSLQSMTITNTGGGTLRWSARTNANWISLSSIDGSGNATIMVGAVTAGLPAGTHSGQIYVAAEGASSVIVPITFTITTGSSVSPAVSVSPTSLSFTARVGGANPSSQTLRISNSGGGTLNWSVRGNRSWMWLSPTDGSGNATITVGVTTAGLLAGTYNGQLTIGAAGTSSFISVPITLTMTP, encoded by the coding sequence ATGAGGGTGATATGGGCGTGCGCGATAGCCGGTTTGCTCATGGTATGGTCGACCCCCTCGTGGAGTGCGTCGTTGTCGTGGAATGCCAATACTGAGTCGGATCTAGCCGGCTATCGCGTGTATCGATGCAGCGTGTCCAACTGTTCACGGACGTCCGGTACTGCCGCGCTTCTGGCGACACTGGGACGAGTGACCAGTTTCAATATTGGAACTCCGTCGACGACGCAGTATTACTTTCTCACGGCGTTCGACTATATCGGAAATGAATCGCGGGAAAGCGCGGTTGTCACCTATACTCCGCCCAGTTCCACTCCCCCGGCCATCGGGGCCAGTCCGACAAGTTTCTCCTTCGCCGCAACCAGGGGAGGTACGAATCCTGCCTCGCAAACCCTCAACATTACCAACACCGGCGGGGGGACCCTCAGTTGGACGCTGAGTGAGAATATCAGTTGGCTTACTCTAAGTCGGACATCGGGGAGCGGCAATGGTTCGGTGATACTTAATGTGACGACCGGGAGTTTGGCCGCCGGGACCTATACCGGCACAATCCTGATTAGTGCCACCGGTGCGTCTTCGGTCACTATTCCGGTGACGTTTACCGTCTCGCCTAATGCCGTGCCGATAATTGGAGTCAGTCCGACGAGTTTTTCTTTTACCGCCACACAGGGTGGTGCGAATCCGTCTCTCCAAAGTATGACCATTACAAATACAGGAGGAGGCACCCTCCGGTGGAGTGCTCGAACCAACGCCAATTGGATTTCGCTCAGCTCGATTGATGGAAGCGGGAATGCCACGATCATGGTAGGGGCTGTCACGGCCGGTTTACCGGCCGGAACCCATAGTGGACAGATCTATGTTGCCGCTGAGGGAGCCTCTTCGGTGATTGTCCCCATCACGTTTACAATCACGACCGGCTCTTCCGTATCGCCAGCAGTCAGTGTCAGTCCAACGAGCCTTTCCTTCACTGCAAGAGTGGGGGGAGCCAATCCTTCGTCTCAAACGTTGCGCATTTCCAATTCGGGGGGTGGGACGCTCAACTGGAGTGTGAGAGGCAACCGTAGTTGGATGTGGCTTAGCCCGACTGATGGCAGTGGGAATGCCACCATCACGGTAGGAGTCACCACCGCCGGCTTGTTGGCTGGGACCTATAACGGTCAGCTCACTATAGGAGCCGCAGGTACCTCTTCGTTCATCAGTGTGCCGATCACGCTTACAATGACCCCCTGA
- a CDS encoding peroxiredoxin family protein, whose protein sequence is MRWFPPIRLLAGVMVAVSMQWASALDATAMSSLGAQDGERNVVRVGDLAPDFYLRDLHGETVRLSQFRGKVVLLNFWATWCGPCLIEMPALEQLYQRFARKDFEILAISTDPQGAAVTRPFQRERGLTFPILHDPDMHVGLTYGVRTLPLSFMVDRRGVIRKKIFGARDWDSPEAHDLIRILMKS, encoded by the coding sequence GTGCGATGGTTCCCACCTATCAGGCTGCTGGCCGGAGTGATGGTTGCCGTGTCGATGCAGTGGGCCTCGGCGCTCGATGCGACGGCGATGTCTTCGCTGGGGGCGCAGGACGGCGAGCGGAATGTCGTGCGGGTCGGAGACCTGGCGCCGGATTTTTACCTGCGGGATCTTCATGGCGAGACCGTGCGTCTCTCCCAATTTCGAGGAAAGGTTGTCCTACTGAATTTCTGGGCGACGTGGTGCGGACCCTGCCTGATCGAAATGCCGGCTCTGGAACAACTGTATCAGAGGTTCGCCCGCAAGGACTTTGAAATCCTCGCCATCTCCACGGATCCTCAAGGCGCGGCGGTGACCCGTCCCTTTCAGCGGGAAAGGGGGTTGACCTTCCCGATTTTGCACGATCCCGATATGCACGTCGGGCTGACCTACGGGGTGCGGACGCTTCCCCTGAGCTTCATGGTCGATCGCCGGGGGGTGATTCGCAAGAAAATTTTCGGCGCCCGCGACTGGGATTCGCCCGAAGCCCATGACTTGATTCGGATACTGATGAAGTCGTAA
- a CDS encoding response regulator transcription factor yields MPAFSPKKVLVVEDEKDIQQLVKLYLEKDGFRVITAATGPECLKLISQEKPDLIVLDLMLPDMDGLEVCKRVRAAPETAMLPIIMLTAKAEESDTVIGLELGADDYVTKPFSPKTLTARVKALFRRMERAQATGTTHYHYGPLTMDLGRHEVRVGQEEVVLTAKEFGLLEHLIRHPGRVLTRDVLLNAVWGYDYFGTTRTVDVHIRRLKQKLPILEDAIVSVKSLGYKLKDPAGDV; encoded by the coding sequence ATGCCTGCCTTTTCGCCCAAGAAAGTCCTCGTTGTCGAGGACGAAAAAGACATCCAACAGCTCGTTAAGCTGTACCTGGAAAAAGACGGCTTTCGTGTGATCACCGCCGCAACGGGCCCGGAATGTTTAAAACTCATCTCTCAAGAAAAGCCGGATCTGATCGTGCTAGACCTCATGTTGCCCGATATGGACGGCCTCGAAGTCTGCAAGCGGGTGCGCGCCGCCCCCGAGACGGCGATGTTGCCCATCATCATGCTGACGGCCAAAGCCGAAGAATCCGATACCGTCATCGGCCTCGAACTGGGCGCCGACGACTATGTCACGAAACCGTTCAGCCCCAAGACGCTGACGGCCCGCGTCAAGGCCCTCTTCCGTCGCATGGAACGGGCCCAAGCCACCGGGACCACCCATTACCACTATGGTCCCTTGACGATGGACCTCGGGCGCCATGAGGTTCGCGTGGGCCAGGAAGAAGTCGTGTTAACGGCGAAGGAATTCGGCTTGCTCGAGCACTTGATTCGGCATCCGGGACGAGTGTTGACCCGCGACGTGCTCCTCAATGCCGTTTGGGGATATGATTACTTCGGCACGACCCGAACAGTCGACGTCCACATCCGACGACTCAAGCAGAAGTTACCCATTCTTGAAGACGCCATCGTCTCCGTCAAATCGCTGGGATATAAGCTCAAGGATCCGGCAGGGGACGTATAA
- the metK gene encoding methionine adenosyltransferase produces MRSNYLFTSESVTEGHPDKIADQISDGILDALIAKDKYSRVACETILTTGIAFVAGEISTHAYVEIPDVIRDVIKSVGYTDASWGFDYHTCSVLTAIHQQSNDIAMGVDSGGAGDQGLMFGYATNETEELMPMPIVLAHRLTRRLAEVRKTEKLKWVRPDGKSQVTVEYKNGKPVRIDTIVISTQHSPNVTNKQIERDIMEHVIKPVMPKSLYDPAGVKHHINPTGRFVVGGPMGDTGLTGRKIIVDTYGGHGSHGGGAFSGKDPTKVDRSASYMARYIAKNIVAAGLADKCEVQLAYAIGVADPVSVLVDTKNTEKVSVDHLDKLVRKHFPMTPRGIIDHLKLRRPIFRKTAAYGHFGRNEPEFTWEKTDKAKALRRDAGL; encoded by the coding sequence ATGCGAAGCAACTATTTGTTCACCTCGGAATCCGTCACCGAAGGGCACCCGGATAAAATCGCCGATCAGATATCCGACGGCATTTTGGACGCCCTGATCGCCAAGGATAAATACAGCCGCGTCGCCTGCGAAACCATCCTGACGACCGGCATCGCCTTCGTCGCCGGAGAAATTTCCACCCACGCCTATGTCGAGATCCCCGACGTCATTCGGGACGTCATCAAGAGCGTCGGCTATACCGACGCCTCATGGGGATTCGACTATCACACGTGCTCGGTATTGACCGCCATTCATCAGCAATCGAACGACATCGCCATGGGCGTCGATTCCGGCGGCGCCGGCGACCAGGGCCTCATGTTCGGCTACGCGACCAACGAGACGGAAGAATTGATGCCGATGCCCATCGTCTTGGCGCATCGCCTCACCAGACGGCTGGCCGAGGTGCGCAAAACGGAAAAACTCAAATGGGTACGCCCGGACGGCAAGTCCCAGGTGACCGTCGAGTACAAAAACGGCAAGCCGGTGCGAATCGACACCATCGTCATTTCCACCCAACACAGCCCGAACGTCACCAACAAACAAATCGAGCGGGACATCATGGAGCACGTCATCAAGCCCGTCATGCCCAAATCGCTCTATGACCCGGCCGGCGTCAAGCACCACATCAATCCGACGGGACGATTCGTCGTGGGCGGCCCGATGGGCGACACCGGCCTGACCGGCCGAAAAATCATCGTGGACACCTACGGCGGCCATGGCAGCCATGGGGGCGGAGCCTTCTCCGGAAAGGATCCCACGAAAGTCGACCGATCCGCTTCCTACATGGCCCGCTATATCGCCAAGAATATCGTGGCGGCCGGCTTGGCCGACAAGTGCGAGGTGCAGTTGGCCTATGCCATCGGCGTGGCCGATCCCGTCTCGGTCCTCGTTGACACCAAGAATACTGAAAAGGTGTCCGTCGATCACCTCGACAAGCTCGTGCGCAAACATTTCCCCATGACTCCGCGCGGCATTATCGATCATCTCAAGCTGCGCCGGCCCATCTTCCGCAAAACCGCCGCCTATGGGCATTTCGGTCGCAACGAGCCGGAATTCACGTGGGAAAAGACCGACAAG
- a CDS encoding outer membrane protein assembly factor BamD, whose translation MGLLITGLTLLTACANGPKDIRDLIKNPISGTDEQIFIEDSTERYYHPNVIMKRGEAFFEKEEYAEALTEYNRFLEFYRTHVLAPYAAFRVGEVYMKMAKTIDRDPEPMQKAIVAFEHVRKEYPGSRYDALSLEKLDECHNWLGEMHLFVGRFYYRRGSYLAAAHRFEQIIKFYPDRPVAPDALYLLASSYHEMGADDWARERLRLLAEKYPDSAAANQGKSLLAKLKDTPAVPPYAGTSDPEENAGNATASLSSIPDMLSASRLPSFGGRSSNALNQTFTTCRLGAWC comes from the coding sequence ATGGGTTTATTGATAACCGGGTTGACCTTGCTTACGGCCTGCGCCAACGGTCCCAAGGACATACGAGACCTCATCAAAAATCCGATCTCCGGCACCGACGAACAGATTTTCATCGAAGACAGCACGGAGCGGTACTATCACCCCAACGTCATCATGAAACGCGGGGAAGCCTTCTTCGAAAAGGAGGAGTACGCCGAAGCGTTGACCGAGTACAATCGTTTCCTCGAATTTTATAGGACACACGTTCTCGCTCCATACGCCGCCTTTCGAGTCGGAGAGGTCTACATGAAGATGGCCAAAACGATCGATCGGGACCCGGAACCGATGCAGAAGGCGATCGTGGCGTTCGAGCACGTTCGAAAAGAGTATCCAGGGAGCCGCTACGACGCGCTCTCTCTGGAAAAACTCGATGAGTGTCACAACTGGCTGGGGGAGATGCACTTATTCGTAGGCCGGTTTTACTACCGGCGGGGTTCCTATTTGGCCGCCGCGCATCGCTTTGAACAGATCATCAAGTTCTACCCGGATAGGCCCGTCGCTCCCGATGCCCTGTACTTGCTTGCCAGCAGTTACCATGAAATGGGAGCCGACGATTGGGCGCGGGAACGCCTTCGTCTTTTGGCTGAAAAATACCCGGACAGCGCGGCGGCAAACCAAGGGAAGAGTCTGTTGGCAAAACTCAAAGACACGCCCGCCGTTCCACCCTATGCCGGAACTTCCGATCCTGAAGAGAATGCCGGCAACGCCACGGCCAGCCTCTCCTCCATTCCGGACATGCTGTCCGCTTCGCGACTACCGTCGTTCGGCGGCCGATCCTCCAACGCGCTCAATCAGACCTTTACGACCTGCCGTCTCGGAGCCTGGTGCTGA
- the pnpS gene encoding two-component system histidine kinase PnpS yields the protein MAGIFIVRSLDRQHLLRQNSVLETTVTLVEYNLSFLFASPDHLASPSHLQTTARELGAHAAARVTLIASDGTVIADSAIQGDAPPFPENQANKPEVRQTLSTGRGQDIRVDEITGERTLYRAVTTASGAPHGPIIVRVGLATTQMDRDIERAKRTIVIALGLVFLAVAAFTVWLVHSLTQPLSAVARAVRRLESEDFTVSSKRAAHDEVDGLADALHQVADRMQTKLAELSEDRAQLLAVLTSMIEGVMVLDRRGYVLQMNPALERIFGISRAEARGRPFAELFRNRQLSELVEATLRSRSHREAELILPLTGRCLQIEASFAGGERDNEACVVLVCHDITELRRLETIRKDFVANVSHELRTPLTSIKGYVEALLDGAKDDPKMAANFLDIILKQSDRLNLIIGDLLELSHIESGRVSFRQDPIDLRAVIDRALSTIKPLAEKKGHRLVTFLEDAVPSIAGDEDRLVQVMTNLLDNAVKYTPLGGTITVAARRASKPRTGDRPAGEALELSVSDTGIGIPETDRPRVFERFYRVDKARSRELGGTGLGLAIVKHIVEGHGGEVWVEANEPKGSRFMVRLPIHSGHHGPAR from the coding sequence ATGGCGGGAATCTTCATCGTCCGATCGTTGGATCGGCAGCACCTGCTCCGGCAAAACAGCGTCTTGGAAACCACGGTCACGCTCGTCGAGTACAACTTGTCCTTTCTGTTTGCATCGCCGGATCACCTTGCTTCGCCCTCGCATCTCCAAACCACCGCTCGCGAGCTTGGCGCCCATGCCGCCGCCCGCGTTACGCTCATCGCCTCGGACGGCACCGTCATCGCCGACAGCGCCATCCAGGGCGACGCCCCACCCTTTCCTGAAAATCAAGCAAACAAGCCGGAAGTCCGACAGACCCTCTCCACGGGACGGGGCCAGGATATCAGGGTCGACGAGATAACCGGTGAGCGCACCCTTTATCGAGCCGTGACAACGGCGTCCGGCGCTCCTCATGGTCCGATCATTGTGCGCGTAGGGCTTGCGACGACTCAGATGGACCGAGACATCGAACGCGCCAAACGAACCATCGTCATCGCGCTGGGGCTCGTCTTCTTGGCGGTCGCGGCGTTCACTGTGTGGCTTGTCCACAGCCTGACACAACCGCTTTCGGCCGTAGCACGGGCTGTCAGACGTCTGGAATCGGAAGATTTCACCGTCTCTTCCAAGCGCGCCGCACACGATGAAGTCGATGGTCTCGCCGACGCTCTCCACCAAGTCGCCGACCGCATGCAGACCAAGCTCGCCGAACTGTCCGAAGACCGGGCGCAACTGTTGGCCGTGCTGACGTCCATGATCGAGGGCGTGATGGTCTTGGATCGACGGGGCTATGTCTTGCAAATGAACCCCGCATTGGAGCGCATCTTCGGCATCTCCCGCGCCGAGGCGCGGGGGCGTCCGTTTGCGGAATTGTTCCGCAACCGGCAGTTGAGCGAGCTGGTGGAGGCGACGCTTCGATCTCGAAGCCATCGCGAGGCCGAACTGATCCTCCCGCTGACGGGGCGATGTTTGCAGATCGAAGCTTCATTCGCGGGAGGGGAACGGGACAACGAGGCGTGCGTGGTGCTGGTTTGTCACGATATTACGGAGCTTCGCCGCCTGGAAACCATCCGCAAGGACTTCGTGGCCAACGTCTCCCACGAATTGCGCACGCCGCTCACCTCGATCAAGGGGTACGTGGAAGCGCTGCTGGACGGCGCCAAGGACGACCCGAAGATGGCGGCAAATTTTCTCGATATCATCCTCAAGCAAAGCGATCGATTGAACCTTATTATCGGAGACCTGCTCGAACTTTCGCATATCGAATCGGGCCGCGTCTCGTTTCGCCAGGATCCGATCGATCTTCGCGCGGTCATCGACCGCGCGCTCTCGACGATCAAACCGCTGGCCGAAAAAAAAGGACACCGGCTCGTCACCTTTCTTGAAGACGCCGTGCCTTCCATTGCCGGCGACGAAGACCGGTTGGTTCAAGTGATGACCAACTTGCTGGACAACGCCGTGAAATACACGCCGCTGGGCGGCACCATCACCGTGGCGGCGAGACGGGCGTCAAAACCGCGGACGGGCGACCGCCCGGCGGGGGAAGCTCTCGAATTGAGCGTCTCGGATACGGGGATCGGCATTCCGGAAACGGATCGACCGCGCGTCTTCGAACGTTTTTATCGCGTCGATAAAGCCAGATCCCGCGAGTTGGGCGGAACCGGCCTCGGCCTCGCCATTGTGAAGCATATCGTCGAAGGACACGGCGGAGAAGTCTGGGTCGAAGCCAATGAGCCCAAAGGCAGCCGGTTCATGGTTCGCCTGCCGATTCACAGCGGTCACCATGGTCCGGCCCGGTAG
- a CDS encoding 3-oxoacyl-ACP synthase III family protein: protein MIRTRLVGTGSYLPDRVVSNEEIAPLLRVDPAHIHRVTGIRERRWAAPHEASSDMAIEAGRRALAAAGCEASDLEAIILSTTSPDMVFPSTACMVQRGLGCKRIGAFDVSASCSGFLYGLSMGRALIQSGQVRTCLVAASEVKSRYVDPNDRATAMVFGDGAGAVVLRGEEGRNPEESGILGIRIHADGSRHDMIRVAAGGSRTPISSDELERRAHTIRMNGAALYRVAVRRLEQAVREILKENGVDRGDLKQVVLHQANGRILSHVADRLEIAPDRLSSVIERYGNTSSASLPIALDDAVRGGRIAGGDVVLLGSFGGGLTWATGLIRW, encoded by the coding sequence ATGATTCGAACGAGGCTTGTTGGAACGGGGAGTTATCTGCCCGACCGTGTCGTGAGCAACGAGGAGATCGCTCCCTTGTTGAGGGTCGATCCGGCACACATCCATCGGGTGACCGGCATCCGGGAGCGTCGGTGGGCGGCCCCTCACGAAGCGTCTTCCGACATGGCGATCGAAGCGGGGCGTCGCGCGCTCGCCGCCGCCGGATGCGAGGCGTCTGACCTGGAGGCGATCATTCTTTCGACGACGTCGCCGGACATGGTGTTTCCTTCGACCGCCTGCATGGTTCAGCGGGGGCTTGGATGTAAACGAATCGGAGCGTTTGACGTGTCCGCTTCATGCTCCGGTTTTCTCTATGGGCTCTCGATGGGACGGGCGTTGATTCAGAGCGGTCAGGTGAGGACCTGTCTTGTGGCGGCGTCGGAGGTCAAATCTCGGTACGTCGATCCGAACGATCGAGCCACCGCCATGGTGTTCGGCGACGGGGCGGGGGCCGTCGTGTTGCGCGGCGAGGAGGGCCGAAATCCCGAAGAAAGTGGAATTTTGGGGATCAGGATCCATGCGGACGGATCGCGGCATGACATGATTCGCGTTGCGGCGGGCGGATCAAGGACTCCGATTTCATCGGACGAGTTGGAGAGGCGGGCGCATACGATTCGCATGAACGGGGCCGCGCTCTATCGGGTCGCCGTTCGCCGGCTCGAACAGGCCGTGCGGGAGATCTTAAAAGAAAACGGAGTCGATCGAGGCGATCTCAAGCAGGTGGTGCTCCATCAGGCAAACGGCCGTATCTTGAGTCACGTGGCGGATCGACTGGAGATCGCCCCTGATCGGTTGTCATCGGTCATCGAGCGGTACGGCAACACCTCGTCCGCGTCGCTGCCCATCGCGTTGGATGACGCGGTGCGCGGCGGACGAATCGCCGGCGGGGATGTGGTGTTGTTGGGCAGCTTTGGTGGAGGCCTGACGTGGGCGACCGGACTGATACGGTGGTGA
- the ispH gene encoding 4-hydroxy-3-methylbut-2-enyl diphosphate reductase — protein MKIYLANPRGFCAGVDRAIDIVDLSLKKYGAPIYVRHEIVHSRHVVNSLRQKGAVFVEELNEVPEGSVVIFSAHGVAKSVWEEARQRRLHVIDATCPLVIKVHNEVNRDYAQGYELILIGHAGHPEVIGTLGQIPDKFHLVSSVEDVEALQVDNTVNLSYVTQTTLSVDECRDIVTALHRRFPNIKGPHQEDICYATQNRQNAVKELSRLVDVILVIGSPNSSNSNRLRELGERCGIPSYLIDSANDIDPVWLEGAKAVGITAGASAPEVLVTEVVAFLRSTGSSEVEELTVIEEDVEFLLPKELVQIESAGSKAAAGIAAG, from the coding sequence ATGAAAATCTATCTCGCCAATCCCCGTGGGTTTTGCGCCGGCGTCGATCGAGCGATCGACATCGTGGACCTGTCTCTCAAGAAGTACGGCGCTCCCATCTACGTGCGTCACGAAATCGTCCATAGCCGCCATGTCGTGAATTCGCTCAGGCAAAAGGGTGCGGTGTTCGTGGAAGAGTTGAACGAGGTGCCGGAAGGGTCGGTGGTGATCTTCAGTGCGCACGGCGTGGCCAAGTCCGTATGGGAAGAGGCGCGTCAACGCCGTCTCCACGTGATCGATGCCACGTGTCCCCTGGTGATCAAGGTCCACAACGAAGTCAACCGGGATTACGCGCAAGGGTACGAGCTGATCCTCATCGGCCATGCGGGCCATCCGGAAGTGATCGGGACATTGGGGCAAATTCCCGACAAGTTCCATCTGGTGTCCTCCGTCGAAGACGTCGAGGCGCTGCAAGTGGACAACACCGTCAACTTATCGTATGTCACGCAGACGACGCTCAGCGTGGATGAATGCCGGGACATCGTCACCGCGTTGCACCGGCGGTTCCCGAACATCAAGGGGCCGCATCAAGAAGACATCTGCTACGCGACGCAGAATCGTCAAAATGCGGTCAAGGAGTTGTCTCGTCTGGTCGATGTCATCCTGGTCATCGGATCGCCGAACAGTTCGAACTCCAATCGCTTGCGGGAATTGGGCGAACGGTGCGGTATTCCTTCCTATCTGATCGACTCGGCCAACGATATCGATCCGGTCTGGCTTGAAGGGGCCAAGGCCGTCGGCATCACGGCCGGCGCCTCCGCGCCGGAGGTGTTGGTAACCGAAGTGGTCGCCTTCCTTCGGTCGACCGGCTCCTCGGAGGTCGAGGAGTTGACCGTGATCGAAGAAGACGTCGAGTTTCTCTTGCCGAAAGAATTAGTTCAAATTGAATCTGCCGGCAGCAAGGCTGCGGCCGGGATCGCGGCAGGTTAA
- a CDS encoding cytochrome c biogenesis CcdA family protein, translated as MTQALPQISFLAAFSAGLLSFVSPCVLPLVPSYISYITGLSVEQLVDVSAREKFKKSIVLNSLSFIAGFSAVFIAFGASASFLGQVLIAYQDYIRRIGGVLIVIFGLYLLGVLNLSFLKTEHRYQFRNRPAGYAGSFLVGVAFAAGWTPCVGPVLGSILLYASTSDSLVSGVVLLTCYSLGLGLPLFLTALGVDRFLAYFKELRAYLWGVSTVSGILLIVVGVLIYANSLTMVTSFLERYGIGWYVGQ; from the coding sequence ATGACGCAAGCTCTCCCCCAGATTTCCTTTCTGGCCGCGTTCTCCGCCGGGCTGTTGTCGTTTGTGTCTCCTTGCGTGCTTCCCTTGGTCCCGTCCTATATCTCGTACATCACGGGGTTGTCGGTCGAACAACTGGTGGACGTGTCGGCTCGAGAGAAATTCAAGAAGTCGATCGTGCTGAATTCGTTGTCGTTCATCGCCGGGTTCTCGGCGGTCTTCATTGCGTTCGGCGCGTCGGCTAGCTTTTTAGGGCAGGTTCTCATCGCCTATCAGGACTACATCCGCCGGATCGGCGGGGTTCTGATCGTGATCTTCGGGCTCTATCTGCTCGGCGTTCTCAATCTGAGTTTTTTAAAAACGGAGCACCGCTATCAGTTTCGCAATCGTCCGGCCGGCTATGCGGGATCGTTTTTGGTGGGTGTGGCCTTTGCGGCTGGGTGGACTCCTTGCGTAGGGCCGGTTTTAGGCTCGATTCTTCTGTACGCGAGCACCAGCGATTCACTTGTGAGCGGGGTCGTGCTCTTGACCTGCTATTCTCTGGGGCTCGGTCTGCCGCTGTTTCTCACCGCCTTGGGCGTCGATCGATTTTTAGCCTATTTCAAGGAGCTGCGGGCCTACCTGTGGGGCGTCTCGACGGTGAGCGGCATCCTGCTGATCGTCGTCGGTGTCCTGATTTACGCCAATTCCCTCACCATGGTGACAAGTTTTCTCGAACGATACGGAATCGGCTGGTACGTCGGCCAGTAA